In a genomic window of Drosophila takahashii strain IR98-3 E-12201 chromosome 3L, DtakHiC1v2, whole genome shotgun sequence:
- the EMC4 gene encoding ER membrane protein complex subunit 4 — MSAKQNSKKFKWALDFNVSKNADIPSPLGYNPSALVNQSEVVRDQRLVIKKSWDLALGPLKNIPMNLFIMYMSGNSISIFPIMMVGMMLIRPIKAIFTTQVTSKMAEGAQGTGQRIVYFLGNLANVALALYKCHSMGLLPTHASDWLAFVQPQTRLEYYGGGVSFV; from the exons ATGTCGGCCAAGCAAAATTCAAAGAAGTTCAAGTGGGCGCTCGACTTTAACGTGAG CAAAAACGCTGATATTCCCTCGCCACTGGGCTACAATCCTTCTGCCCTGGTGAACCAGAGCGAGGTGGTGCGCGACCAGCGCCTGGTCATCAAAAAATCCTGGGACCTCGCCCTGGGACCCCTGAAGAAC ATACCCATGAACCTGTTCATCATGTACATGTCGGGCAACTCGATATCTATTTTCCCCATCATGATGGTCGGCATGATGCTGATCCGGCCCATCAAGGCCATCTTCACAACGCAGGTTACTTCTAAGATGGCCGAGGGCGCCCAGGGAACTGGACAGCGCATCGTATACTTCCTGGGCAACCTGGCCAACGTGGCCCTGGCCCTCTACAAGTGCCACAGCATGGGGTTGCTGCCCACTCATGCCTCTGACTGGCTGGCTTTTGTCCAGCCTCAGACCCGACTGGAATACTACGGCGGTGGCGTGTCCTTCGTCTAG
- the Ssl1 gene encoding general transcription factor IIH subunit 2, whose amino-acid sequence MADDEQEDQKEYRWETGYEKTWEAIKDDDDGLLDGAIAEIIQKAKRQRQAQKSKQNRLGMMRHLFLVLDCSESMSVPDLKPTRLRCTVKLLELFIEEFFDQNPISQLGIIALKAKRAEKVTELTGTSRVHLKALERWVTVGPFEFRLIPLSFSLANVSLTSEPSLQNGLNLALKTLKVVPSHASREIVIIMGSLTTCDPVDINLTIDELKKEGIRCSVISLSAEIHVARYLTQQTMGTFGAVLDDAHFRDQLMSQVDPPPAAKTQHNSLIRMGFPHTKNEVEGKDAPLSMCMCHIENLEEPSELCTTGHHCPQCNSKYCELPVECQSCGLTLVSAPHLARSYHHLFPVPNFEELPFEAMPATSSDLGSGVRECYACAKALGQVTEKVADKVVFKCGFCKQFFCIDCDIFIHETLHACVGCNTIPGVDGLVYQQKTKADQDESHPGTSKQRAQFGM is encoded by the exons ATGGCCGACGACGAACAAGAGGATCAGAAGGAGTACCGCTGGGAGACGGGATATGAAAAGACCTG GGAGGCAATCAAGGACGATGACGACGGCTTGCTGGATGGAGCCATTGCGGAGATCATTCAGAAGGCCAAGCGCCAGCGCCAGGCTCAAAAGTCCAAGCAGAACCGCCTGGGTATGATGCGCCACCTGTTCCTTGTGCTGGATTGCTCCGAGTCCATGAGCGTGCCGGACCTGAAGCCCACGCGATTGCGCTGCACCGTCAAACTGCTCGAGCTGTTCATCGAGGAGTTCTTCGACCAGAACCCCATCAGCCAGCTTGGCATTATTGCGCTTAAGGCCAAGCGGGCTGAGAAGGTGACCGAGCTCACCGGAACCTCGCGCGTGCACCTCAAGGCGCTGGAGAGGTGGGTTACAGTAGGCCCTTTTGAATTCCGACTCATTCCCCTCTCTTTCAGCCTGGCCAACGTCTCGCTGACCAGCGAGCCTTCGCTGCAGAACGGCCTGAATCTGGCGTTAAAAACCCTGAAAGTTGTCCCCTCTCACGCTTCCCGCGAGATTGTCATTATCATGGGATCGCTCACCACCTGCGATCCCGTGGACATCAACCTCACCATCGACGAGCTGAAGAAGGAGGGCATTCGCTGCTCAGTAATTTCGTTGTCGGCGGAGATTCACGTTGCCCGCTACCTCACACAGCAGACGATGGGCACTTTCGGGGCGGTTCTGGATGACGCCCACTTCCGGGACCAGCTTATGTCACAGGTAGATCCGCCGCCCGCCGCAAAGACGCAGCACAATTCGCTCATTCGCATGGGTTTCCCGCACACCAAGAATGAAGTGGAGGGCAAGGACGCGCCGCTGTCTATGTGCATGTGCCATATTGAAAACTTGGAGGAGCCCAGCGAACTTTGCACCACTGGTCACCATTGCCCGCAATGCAACAGTAAATACTGTGAGCTGCCCGTCGAGTGTCAGTCCTGCGGACTCACACTAGTCTCGGCGCCACATTTAGCGCGATCTTATCACCACCTGTTTCCGGTGCCCAATTTCGAGGAACTTCCGTTCGAGGCAATGCCTGCCACCTCCTCAGACCTCGGAAGCGGAGTCAGGGAGTGCTACGCCTGCGCCAAGGCCCTCGGGCAGGTCACCGAAAAGGTCGCCGACAAGGTCGTATTCAAATGTGGATTCTGCAAACAGTTCTTCTGCATCGACTGCGACATCTTCATTCACGAGACCCTGCACGCCTGCGTGGGATGCAACACCATTCCTGGCGTGGACGGCCTGGTCTACCAGCAGAAGACCAAGGCCGACCAGGATGAATCCCACCCGGGGACCTCCAAGCAGCGCGCCCAGTTTGGCATGTAA
- the slif gene encoding cationic amino acid transporter 3, whose translation MTNLWKALTRRKTEDVNEGESQLARVLNLFDLTALGVGSTLGLGVYVLAGQVAYNIAGPAVTISFLIAAIASAFAGICYAEFAARVPKAGSAYVYSYVTIGEFVAFTIGWNLILEYVIGTASVARGLSGYFDSLIDNNMSKALNESMHIDVDFLGDYPDFLSFGMVLLLAAILAFGAKESSFLNNIFTTVNLVTIAIVLVAGAMNANPDNWRIPEKDVPEGFGTGGFMPFGIAGVMAGAAKCFYGFVGFDCIATTGEEAINPKRNIPLSIVVSLIIIFLSYFGVSTVLTMMLPYFLQDKDAPFPHAFDAVEWYTIKWIVTIGAVFALCTSLLGAMFPLPRILYAMGKDGILFKKLSTVHSYTKTPLLATIVSGIFASIMALLFNLDQLVDMMSIGTLLAYTIVAICVLVLRYQDEEMTKLVSVKAPNVLRQFFNGNSFREPNSMTSGITKVGIVVFAIFCLVWCSMQKAFDLDSTGGIVALSLVGAVLILICVVIGMQPVSTIELTFKVPLVPFVPCLSVFANLYLMFQLDLNTWIRFLIWIVIGYVIYFCYGMRNSTQIARARNHAEVAANAMQNQGQHENPAFEPDCKVENGRQPPPYEFSEKL comes from the exons ATGACCAACCTGTGGAAGGCACTGACGCGTCGCAAGACGGAGGACGTAAACGAAGGAGAGTCGCAGCTAGCGCGGGTCCTGAACCTGTTTGATCTGACGGCCCTGGGAGTGGGTAGCACCCTAGGACTGGGAGTCTACGTCCTGGCCGGTCAGGTTGCCTACAACATTGCCGGGCCAGCGGTTACCATTTCCTTTCTGATTGCGGCCATCGCGTCCGCCTTCGCCGGCATCTGCTACGCGGAGTTCGCCGCCCGAGTGCCCAAGGCGGGAAGCGCCTACGTGTACAGCTATGTGACCATCGGGGAGTTCGTGGCCTTCACCATCGGATGGAACCTCATCCTGGAGTACGTGATTGGCACGGCCTCAGTGGCGCGGGGGCTTAGCGGCTACTTCGACTCGCTGATCGACAACAACATGTCGAAGGCCTTGAACGAGTCGATGCACATCGACGTGGACTTTCTGGGCGACTACCCGGACTTCCTGTCCTTCGGCATGGTGCTGCTACTGGCGGCCATCCTGGCCTTTGGCGCCAAGGAGTCTAGCTTCCTAAACAACATCTTCACCACAGTCAACCTGGTCACGATTGCCATTGTCCTGGTGGCCGGAGCCATGAACGCCAACCCCGACAACTGGCGCATTCCCGAAAAGGATGTGCCCGAGGGCTTCGGCACCGGAGGCTTTATGCCATTCGGCATTGCCGGAGTGATGGCCGGGGCCGCCAAGTGCTTCTACGGCTTTGTGGGCTTCGACTGTATAGCGACCACCGGCGAGGAGGCCATCAACCCGAAGCGGAACATCCCGCTCTCCATCGTGGTGTCGCTGATCATCATTTTCCTCTCCTACTTTGGTGTGTCCACGGTGCTGACCATGATGCTGCCCTACTTCCTGCAGGACAAGGACGCCCCCTTCCCGCACGCCTTCGATGCCGTCGAGTGGTACACCATTAAGTGGATCGTGACTATCGGAGCGGTGTTTGCGCTCTGCACCAGCCTCCTGGGCGCCATGTTCCCGCTGCCCCGCATCCTCTACGCCATGGGCAAGGACGGCATTCTGTTCAAAAAACTATCCACGGTGCACAGCTACACGAAGACCCCGCTCCTGGCCACCATTGTGTCCGGCATCTTTGCAT CAATTATGGCCCTCCTGTTCAACCTAGACCAGCTGGTGGACATGATGTCGATCGGCACCCTGCTCGCTTACACCATCGTGGCCATTTGCGTGCTCGTGCTGCGCTACCAGGACGAGGAGATGACCAAGCTGGTGTCCGTGAAGGCTCCGAACGTTCTCCGGCAGTTCTTCAATGGCAACTCCTTCCGGGAGCCCAACTCGATGACCTCGGGCATCACCAAGGTGGGCATCGTGGTGTTCGCCATATTCTGCCTAGTGTGGTGCTCCATGCAGAAGGCGTTTGACCTGGACAGCACCGGCGGGATCGTGGCCTTGAGCCTGGTGGGCGCTGTGCTGATCCTCATCTGCGTGGTGATCGGCATGCAGCCGGTGTCGACCATCGAGCTTACCTTCAAGGTGCCGCTGGTGCCCTTTGTGCCTTGCCTCAGCGTCTTCGCGAATCTGTATCTGATGTTCCAGCTGGACCTGAACACGTGGATCCGCTTCCTCATCTGGATCGTGATCGGCTACGTAATCTACTTCTGCTACGGCATGCGCAACTCCACGCAGATAGCCAGAGCACGCAACCACGCCGAGGTGGCGGCCAACGCAATGCAGAACCAGGGCCAGCACGAGAACCCCGCCTTCGAGCCGGACTGCAAGGTGGAAAACGGGCGACAGCCCCCACCCTACGAGTTCTCCGAGAAGCTGTAA
- the Chro gene encoding uncharacterized protein Chro, protein MLAQEIAPTEIGKHANIIRAAQEELANMDVLVCGRCLRAYNFVEEFQSHKEDACEKENANLKETLDTKPTIWAFTLWKATQLHTRKDANSANSWALYQHWVKLEESVREPWIVAGKTIQSFGKIAHGQLQDMPVRITKTVVNPNNNNTSNSNNNTSVSPTRKSPAGKLPTLANQLKDTENERPKSKPGTPTLPSAASAGTVKPNNRIAIRIDSKTEQRTEEPVEKIVAKRFNPRRKTHEYLVKWVDRSHHENTWEVMANLERVPYFLQMFEKQLARQKLTREKGLDALKRTQTPGSSLKAETAAPLSPVPAPSQVSPSSRPSRTSKTKAMDSFKQWVNETGGGDGSSSPSSANEDESATEQEWPPSTGPVKRKLNHTDSSLEGSGLNDSMELEDLEEDLPSHTVKRLKNGGSSVQLNKPRVQATEKQQTKVNGSSTTVSATEQRMGEIIYTEDSTSSGMFRKPEMPNTIHLKKDRPECPVRYLARSEVASSTRGVFRVEHSEAPAPISPAAAPPQKVITAPVTTGVAKRLPVARPTHSGASSPITVGQRQQVLRTPGQGPTTTAVQRRSAVGTTHTQVRQSLQQTPGRAHPGGRVLARAGVGTPQQRPQGPKAVTPEQKILQLSKSGDLKVTRKVVTREELLAQRSAQARQRQVLAQQQQSSQMQKVAPGRQRIAPKPALQPTPLQMELEEEVHQHQAQLCPITGKLIGQEETQLQMEQEQQQEQQREQLEAAAQALLGSDQQVLTNEDGSALLVRGEDGTVYQVAGKNAEGQTILVTQGPDGEQQFAYVAAAEGEDQDVLSLDHAVAEAVQAGEHIESHGVASATADGEQILVSMTEEELAQHQVLQQAEASASGTGTPATAQIHITTSDSDGTEAQIPAEVVQADLPSPGGTRRVVLLLQDGTFMMTEMHEEQFKTLNIPT, encoded by the exons ATGTTGGCACAGGAGATTGCACCCACAGAAATTGGCAAACACGCAAACATTATTAGAG CTGCCCAGGAGGAACTGGCAAACATGGACGTTCTCGTGTGCGGACGCTGCCTGAGGGCCTACAACTTTGTGGAAGAGTTTCAGTCCCACAAAGAGGATGCCTGCGAGAAGGAGAATGCAAATCTGAAGGAAACGCTCGACACCAAGCCCACCATCTGGGCATTCACGCTGTGGAAGGCCACGCAGCTACATACGCGCAAGGACGCCAACTCGGCCAATTCCTGGGCTCTGTATCAGCACTGGGTTAAACTGGAGGAGAGCGTCCGGGAGCCATGGATCGTTGCCGGAAAGACCATTCAGTCCTTCGGCAAGATCGCCCACGGACAGCTCCAAGATATGCCGGTGCGCATCACCAAGACGGTGGTCAAtccaaacaataacaacacgtccaacagcaacaacaacacgagCGTCTCCCCCACaagaa AATCCCCGGCCGGCAAGCTGCCCACGCTGGCCAATCAGCTAAAGGACACGGAAAACGAAAGGCCCAAGTCCAAGCCGGGCACCCCAACACTTCCCTCAGCGGCTTCCGCCGGAACAGTAAAGCCCAACAACCGCATTGCCATTCGCATCGATTCCAAGACAGAACAGCGCACCGAGGAGCCAGTGGAGAAGATAGTGGCCAAGCGTTTCAACCCGCGCCGCAAGACCCACGAGTATTTGGTAAAGTGGGTGGATCGCTCGCACCATGAGAACACCTGGGAAGTAATGGCAAATCTCGAGCGGGTGCCGTACTTCCTGCAGATGTTCGAGAAGCAGCTTGCGCGACAGAAGCTTACTAGGGAAAAGGGTCTAGACGCACTGAAACGCACGCAAACACCAGGGTCATCTTTGAAGGCGGAAACCGCCGCTCCACTCAGCCCGGTCCCGGCGCCATCCCAAGTTTCGCCATCATCTCGGCCCTCGCGCACTTCCAAAACCAAGGCCATGGACTCGTTCAAGCAGTGGGTAAATGAAACTGGTGGCGGGGATGGCTCCTCATCACCCTCCTCAGCCAACGAGGATGAGTCCGCAACGGAACAAGAATGGCCCCCGTCGACGGGCCCAGTCAAGCGCAAACTTAACCACACAGATTCCAGCCTCGAGGGCAGCGGGCTAAACGATTCAATGGAACTAGAGGACCTTGAAGAGGATCTGCCATCGCACACCGTGAAGCGTCTAAAAAACGGAGGGAGCTCCGTGCAGCTGAACAAGCCACGGGTTCAGGCAACGGAAAAGCAGCAGACTAAAGTGAACGGAAGCTCTACCACCGTGTCCGCTACGGAGCAAAGAATGGGTGAGATTATCTACACGGAGGATAGCACGAGCTCGGGCATGTTTCGCAAGCCCGAGATGCCCAACACCATACACTTG AAAAAGGATAGGCCGGAGTGTCCTGTGCGTTATCTAGCGCGCTCTGAGGTGGCCAGCAGCACGAGAGGTGTCTTTCGGGTTGAACATTCTGAGGCACCGGCCCCTATTTCGCCAGCAGCGGCACCGCCACAGAAGGTAATCACCGCGCCTGTAACCACAGGCGTAGCCAAGCGTCTGCCAGTGGCCCGGCCTACTCACTCCGGCGCCAGTTCCCCCATCACTGTGGGCCAGCGACAACAGGTTCTCCGCACCCCCGGCCAGGGTCCCACAACGACAGCAGTTCAGCGACGTTCTGCGGTGGGtacgacacacacacaggtgCGCCAGAGCCTGCAGCAGACGCCGGGTCGGGCACACCCGGGCGGCCGAGTCCTAGCACGCGCCGGTGTCGGAACGCCGCAACAACGTCCACAGGGCCCCAAGGCAGTGACGCCTGAGCAAAAGATTTTGCAGCTTTCGAAGTCGGGCGACTTAAAAGTTACGCGTAAAGTGGTGACCCGCGAAGAGCTGTTGGCGCAGCGTTCTGCCCAGGCCCGCCAGCGTCAGGTTTTggctcagcagcagcagtcctCCCAAATGCAGAAAGTGGCTCCTGGCCGACAACGAATAGCTCCCAAGCCGGCGCTCCAGCCAACGCCGCTGCAGATGGAGCTAGAGGAGGAGGTGCATCAGCACCAGGCTCAGCTGTGTCCAATCACCGGCAAGCTTATTGGTCAGGAGGAGACTCAGCTGCAAATGGAACAGGAACAGCAGCAAGAGCAACAGCGCGAGCAATTGGAGGCCGCGGCACAGGCGCTTCTGGGCAGCGATCAACAAGTTCTTACAAACGAGGACGGCTCGGCTCTGCTGGTGCGCGGCGAAGACGGCACTGTCTACCAAGTGGCGGGAAAAAATGCTGAGGGCCAAACCATTCTTGTCACCCAGGGCCCGGATGGCGAGCAGCAATTTGCGTATGTGGCTGCCGCAGAGGGAGAGGACCAGGATGTTCTCTCTCTTGACCACGCAGTGGCCGAGGCCGTTCAGGCCGGAGAACATATTGAGTCTCACGGTGTCGCGTCAGCGACGGCAGACGGCGAGCAGATTCTCGTGTCCATGACAGAGGAAGAACTAGCGCAGCATCAGGTGCTTCAGCAAGCAGAGGCTTCTGCATCAGGTACCGGAACACCGGCGACGGCCCAGATCCATATCACGACCTCTGACAGCGATGGCACAGAAGCACAGATACCAGCCGAGGTGGTGCAGGCAGATCTGCCTTCACCGG GAGGAACCCGTCGCGTCGTTTTGTTGCTACAGGATGGCACCTTTATGATGACTGAAATGCACGAAGAACAGTTCAAGACGCTGAACATCCCGACGTAA
- the LOC108068530 gene encoding uncharacterized protein isoform X1, translating to MKLLGLGARVLRLKTSGQSRSANTCSPPEIQEPLPCCPKKRFWTFKRVLCFSTLTFGAGVYTGIYVSQNYEVPRVDDPQKLIQRLNEKVKELVDQSKNK from the exons ATGAAACTGTTAGGACTTGGGGCGCGAGTATTGAGGCTAAAAACCAGCGGCCAGAGCCGCTCGGCGAATACCTGTTCCCCCCCGGAAATACAGGAACCTCTGCCATGCTGCCCAAAGAAGCGATTTTGGACCTTCAAAAGGGTGCTGTGCTTCTCCACG TTAACCTTTGGCGCCGGGGTTTACACGGGCATTTACGTCTCGCAAAACTATGAA GTTCCCCGCGTAGACGATCCGCAAAAGTTGATCCAGCGTCTCAACGAAAAAGTGAAGGAACTGGTGGACCAAAGCAAGAACAAGTAA
- the LOC108068530 gene encoding uncharacterized protein isoform X2, whose protein sequence is MKLLGLGARVLRLKTSGQSRSANTCSPPEIQEPLPCCPKKRFWTFKRVLCFSTLTFGAGVYTGIYVSQNYEVPRVDDPQKLIQRLNEKVKELVDQSKNKSPGEKLVDDIKKEAKKILDD, encoded by the exons ATGAAACTGTTAGGACTTGGGGCGCGAGTATTGAGGCTAAAAACCAGCGGCCAGAGCCGCTCGGCGAATACCTGTTCCCCCCCGGAAATACAGGAACCTCTGCCATGCTGCCCAAAGAAGCGATTTTGGACCTTCAAAAGGGTGCTGTGCTTCTCCACG TTAACCTTTGGCGCCGGGGTTTACACGGGCATTTACGTCTCGCAAAACTATGAA GTTCCCCGCGTAGACGATCCGCAAAAGTTGATCCAGCGTCTCAACGAAAAAGTGAAGGAACTGGTGGACCAAAGCAAGAACAA GTCGCCCGGCGAGAAACTAGTGGACGACATTAAAAAGGAGGCCAAGAAGATACTGGACGACTGA
- the Arf1 gene encoding ADP-ribosylation factor 1 — protein sequence MGNVFANLFKGLFGKKEMRILMVGLDAAGKTTILYKLKLGEIVTTIPTIGFNVETVEYKNISFTVWDVGGQDKIRPLWRHYFQNTQGLIFVVDSNDRERIGEAREELMRMLAEDELRDAVLLIFANKQDLPNAMNAAEITDKLGLHSLRNRNWYIQATCATSGDGLYEGLDWLSNQLKNANR from the exons ATGGGAAACGTATTCGCAAACCTGTTCAAAGGCCTCTTCGGTAAAAAGGAAATGAGGATACTGATGGTCGGTTTGGATGCCGCTGGTAAAACCACAATTCTGTACAAACTCAAATTAGGCGAAATTGTTACAACGATACCTACCATTG GTTTCAATGTGGAGACTGTAGAATACAAGAATATTAGCTTTACAGTGTGGGATGTGGGCGGCCAAGACAAAATTCGTCCCCTGTGGAGGCATTACTTCCAGAATACACAA GGTCTTATCTTCGTTGTGGACAGCAATGATCGAGAGCGTATCGGGGAGGCGAGAGAGGAGTTGATGCGCATGCTGGCGGAGGACGAGTTGAGGGATGCAGTCCTACTAATCTTCGCCAACAAACAG GATCTGCCAAATGCAATGAACGCGGCCGAAATCACCGACAAGCTCGGCTTGCACTCACTCAGAAACCGCAACTGGTATATCCAGGCGACGTGTGCAACCAGCGGCGATGGGCTCTACGAGGGACTCGACTGGCTGTCCAACCAATTGAAGAACGCTAATCGCTAA
- the LOC108068530 gene encoding uncharacterized protein isoform X3 has translation MLKFLLTFGAGVYTGIYVSQNYEVPRVDDPQKLIQRLNEKVKELVDQSKNKSPGEKLVDDIKKEAKKILDD, from the exons ATGCTCAAGTTTTTG TTAACCTTTGGCGCCGGGGTTTACACGGGCATTTACGTCTCGCAAAACTATGAA GTTCCCCGCGTAGACGATCCGCAAAAGTTGATCCAGCGTCTCAACGAAAAAGTGAAGGAACTGGTGGACCAAAGCAAGAACAA GTCGCCCGGCGAGAAACTAGTGGACGACATTAAAAAGGAGGCCAAGAAGATACTGGACGACTGA